The Apium graveolens cultivar Ventura chromosome 11, ASM990537v1, whole genome shotgun sequence genome has a window encoding:
- the LOC141695742 gene encoding uncharacterized protein LOC141695742, producing the protein MGTFIAWPKDLIAVRNNILNQVFSAPKRAKKGLAKKIKKSCKLIDEKLNQCLLWTWLSKEAFGLTKKQIMFLSDIHAVCSRGEMAGSVICLYIHFLNDYAKKNKMSSMISFVDPSTIGATGGGNATQRSHALAARFKVASKGEYFLMPCNDVNHWTLTVVNSDTEIVYYMDPLKRRIANGEWGVPVQTGNKDCGLFVMRYMKEIVHDKELDFVTKGSATLSLCSW; encoded by the exons ATGGGAACTTTTATTGCGTGGCCAAAAGACCTCATAGCTGTGAGAAATAATATCCTTAACCAGGTTTTTTCTGCTCCAAAG AGAGCCAAGAAAGGTCTTGCcaagaaaataaagaagtcatgCAAGTTAATTGATGAGAAGTTGAACCAGTGCTTGTTGTGGACATGG TTGAGCAAAGAAGCATTTGGCTTGACAAAAAAGCAGATCATGTTCTTATCAGACATACATGCAGTCTGCTCTAGAGGTGAAATGGCAGGGTCTGTTATCTGCCTTTACATTCA CTTTTTAAATGACTACGCGAAAAAGAATAAGATGTCGAGCATGATAAGCTTCGTTGATCCGAGTACGATTGGTGCCACTGGAGGCGGTAATGCAACACAGAGGTCGCATGCACTAGCTGCACGTTTTAAGGTTGCGAGCAAAGGGGAATACTTTCTCATGCCTTGCAATGATGT GAACCACTGGACGTTGACCGTGGTAAATTCGGACACAGAGATAGTCTACTACATGGACCCTCTTAAACGTCGAATTGCAAATGGTGAATGG GGAGTTCCAGTGCAGACCGGGAACAAGGACTGTGGGTTGTTTGTTATGCGATACATGAAAGAAATTGTTCATGATAAGGAGCTTGACTTTGTTACTAAG GGAAGTGCAACTTTAAGTTTGTGTAGTTGGTGA
- the LOC141697678 gene encoding protein LIGHT-DEPENDENT SHORT HYPOCOTYLS 3-like encodes MDSSIQEINSFNPNHHAISSITTNSISTAGNSSSPSNLSRYENQKRRDWSTFGQYLKNHKPPLNLSRCSGAHVLEFLRYLDQFGKTKVHTSICPFYGHPNPPAPCPCPLRQAWGSLDALIGRLRAAFEENGGKPEINPFGARAVRLYLREVRDVQSKARGISYEKKKRKRPLQELAIHSTAPSERID; translated from the coding sequence ATGGATTCGAGTATCCAGGAGATAAATAGCTTCAACCCTAATCATCATGCAATCAGTTCCATCACAACCAATAGCATCTCGACAGCTGGAAACTCTTCATCGCCTTCGAATCTAAGCCGATACGAGAACCAGAAGCGTAGAGACTGGAGTACCTTTGGTCAGTACTTGAAAAATCATAAGCCACCTCTCAATCTTTCAAGGTGCAGTGGAGCTCATGTTCTTGAATTTTTAAGGTACTTGGATCAGTTTGGAAAGACCAAAGTTCACACATCTATATGTCCCTTTTACGGGCACCCTAACCCTCCGGCTCCATGTCCATGCCCTCTTAGACAAGCTTGGGGTAGCCTTGATGCACTTATCGGACGACTCAGAGCTGCCTTTGAAGAAAATGGAGGGAAGCCTGAGATAAACCCTTTTGGAGCTAGAGCAGTTAGGCTTTATCTTCGCGAGGTTCGTGATGTGCAATCGAAAGCAAGAGGAATTAGCTACGAGAAAAAGAAGCGAAAGCGTCCACTGCAAGAGTTGGCTATACATTCAACAGCACCAAGTGAAAGAATTGATTAG